The region CTTCAACAAACAGCCTCGTCTTCAGGCTCAACACCTGCCCCCTGATCATTCTGAAGTATGTCGGGACGTAAACCACCGAAATTGCGATTACCGCATTAATAACGCTTGGGCCGAGGACAGCTGCGATTGCAATTGCCAGAATCAGACTCGGGAAGGCATACATGGAATCCATGATCATGGAAAGAGCCCGGTCGAGCTTTCCTCCATAATATCCGGATATCAGACCGAGAGGGACACCTATGATCATGGAAAACAAACCTGCAGTGAACACAACCATGAGGACGATCCTTGAGCCGTGAATTATTCTCGAAAAGACGTCCCTACCGAGGTTGTCAGTGCCCATAAGGTGCTTGGCACTTGGCGGCTGAAGCACATCGTTGGTCATCTGTACGGGGTCGTAGGGGGCGATCAGGTCTGCGAACACTGCCATGAACACGATTGAGAGAACTATTGCGAGCCCCGCTATGACCATGTACCTGCCTTCGTACTTGGGTATGAATCCGAAGATCACCCTGGCGAGATTTTTTGCCTCCATTTCACCACCTCAGTACCTAATTCTGGGGTCAAGCAGTGCGTAAATGACATCCACTATCAGGCTTATCAGGGCAACAAACACCGCATAGAATACAATTGCCCCCTGAACTGCGTTGTAGTCTCTGTATTCAATTCTTTCAAGCAGGAATGTGCCCATACCAGGCCATGAAAATGTCGATTCCGTAAGCACAGCTCCTGCAAGCAGTATTGCGAACTGCAAGCCCATCAGTGTTACAACGGGTATAAACGCATTTTTCATCGCATGCTTAACGACCTTCCACTCTCTGACTCCTCTTGCCCTGTATGCGACAATGAAGTCCTGGCTCAGCACATCTATCAGGTTGTTTCTCAGAATTCTTGTGTATGCTCCCGACAGAACAATGCCGAGGGTCATGGATGGGAGGAAGAGGTACAGAAGTGAGGTCTCCAGGGACTCAAGATTGAGGGTGAGAATCGAATCAAGGACATAAAGACCAGTAATGTGGTCCGGAGCGAGACCGGGAGTTATTCTCCCGCCTATAGGCAGGATTTTCAGGTAAACGCCAAAAAACATCTGGAGAAGCATTCCAAACCACGGGATGAAGAGCGTGTATGCAACAACGCTGTATATTCTCATTCCTGTGTCGGCTTTGCTACCTCTCCTGAATGCCGCGATTGAACCCGTCAGTACGCCGAGAAGCACACTTATTGTGAATCCGAATATTGTCAGCTCGAGTGTTGCTGGAAAACGGTCCATTATTTCCTCCATGACAGGCCTTCTTCCCCAGATCATGGAATTGCCGAGGTCTCCCGTGAACACGCCTTTCAGATAGTCTATGTACTGGATCACGAGAGGCTTGTTCAACCCTGCCTCTTCTCTCATCCTTTCGAGGACTTCTGCAGGCACCTTCTGACCGACCATGGCTGAAATCGGATCCCCTGGCAGGATCCTCATGATAAAGAAAACAAGAGTCAGAAGGATAAGAACGGTGGGGATTACCATCAGCGTCCTCGTTACTATATATGCTTTGAGGGAGGACATGGCTCTGATTCAAAAAGGCAACATAAAAAGCTATTTGTTAATAAAAAATAATAAAAAATTTAGGATATGTCAAGCAGGTAGTACCTGAAGATCATTGTCGGGTCGAGGGTGATGCCCTGAATGTTGCTCTTTGCCACAACTGTCAGTTTGCCCTGAACCAGTGGTATTATTGGCGCATCCTCTGCAAGCTTCTCCTGAATCTGTTTGTAAAGCTCCTCTCTTTCCTGCGTTGACGTTGCCTTCGAAGCTTTCTCAATCAGCTTGTCCATCTCTTCATCGGCATACGGATATCCGAGCCAGTTGTTGGCTGTGCTCTTGAGGAATGGTGCAGTATAGTCATCGGGATCGAGATAGTCTGGGTACCATCCGAAGAGCGAGAGCATCATTGCGGACTTTCTCGCATAGTCGGTGTAAGTGGACCACTCTGCGCTCTTAAGCTCGACTTCGATCATTCCCGTCTTCTCAAGCTGAGCCTTTAGGATCTGAGCTACATCCTTCTCGGTATCTCCGTAGTGTGTTGGGGTCCACCAGAGTTCGAGCTTGAGCTTGTTGCTCTCGCTGTAGCCAGCCTGGCTGAGAAGCTGCTTGGCGAGTTCAATGTTGCCATCGCCGTACTTGTCCTTGAATGCGTCAATGTGGCTCCACATTCCGTTTGGAACGAGTGAGTAGAGCGGCTCCATCGTGCCCATGAACACCTTGTCAATAATTTCCTGCCTGTCTATTGCTGCAGCTATTGCCTGTCTCACGAGTTTGTCCTTGGTTGGGTACTCTGTGTCCTTGTTTGCGTTGAGGACCAGGTATCTGATGAAACCACCGGGGGCCTCAATAACCTGCAATCCCTCCTTGCCCTTCAGGGACTGGATGTCGACAGGTGATAGGGTTCTCCAGGCGATATCGATCTCTCCCTTTTCGAGAGCAAGCCTCAGGGTTGTTGCATCCTTGTAGAATTTCACCACAATCCTGTCAACCTTTGGCTTCTCTCCGAAGAAGTTCTCGTTCGTTTCGAGAATCAGTTCCTGATCTCTGACCCAGCTTGCTATCTTGTACGGGCCTACTCCACCTGCAGTCTGGTCAGGATCGATTGCATCAGGCTTGTAGTTGGGGTGCACGGGGAAGTAGGGTGGTGTTGCAGTAAGTGCTAGGAAATACGAGATCGGCTCCTTCAGCGTGAATTTTACAGTGTAGTCATCCACAGCCTCAACCTTATCGACGAACTCTGTAACAAGCCATGATGGATCTCCCTGGAGTTCCATTACTCTCTTTATGCTCCTGACGACATCTTCTGCCGTGCATGGTGTGCCGTCAGCGAACTTCAGGTCCTTCCTCAGGTGGAAGATGTATACCTTGCCACCATCCTGCACCTCATAGCTTTCGGCCAAGAAGGGCTCAAGCTCGGTCGTTCCGGGTTTGTATCTCATCAGTCCGCCCATGATGTTGTTCATTACCTCCCAGGTGTAAAAGTCGTAGGCGTTGGCTGGATCAAGTTCTGTAATTTTGTCCGTGACTCCGATTGTTATCGTTTTCACTTCCGCTTTTGGAGCCTCCTGCTTCTCTCCGGCACAGCCGAAAAACAGCACTGCAAGAAGCAAGAGGCCCACTACCAGGACCTTATGTTTTGCCATGGCATAACGTAAACTGACAAATATATTTAATTTACTCTAAAATTGGGCAGAGGGTCAAATGCGAAAAAGTGGTAAATGTCCGGGCAGCTAAAGCAAAACGCTAAACTCTCTTTCTGAATTCAGCCGGTAACTTCAGAATGCTTGCGAGTCCAATGAGGTTTTCTTTGCTTATGAGACCGTCTGCGACCTCCTTTAGAGCCTGTTTTGCATTGAATGCAATACCAAGTCCAGCCTTCTCGATCATAATTCTGTCGTTTGCGCCATCCCCTATTGCGACGATGTTCTCTTTTTTTATTCCCTCTTTTCTCGCAATCTCCTCGATAATTCTCGCCTTTTCCTCAGCGTTGATGATTTTACCCTTTATTTTTCCTGTAAGCTTTCCGTTCTCGATTTCAAGCTCGTTTCCAAAGGCATAGTCAAGCCCCAGCTCGTTTTTCAGCTTATCTGTGAAGTATGTGAAACCACCGCTGACAAGAGCAACCTTGTAGCCCGCCTTTTTAAGAGATTCTATCAGCTCTTTGGCCCCCTCTGTGAGCCTTATGTTTTCGTAAATTTTTTCCATCACCTCCACTGGCAACCCCGCAAGCAGCTTTACTCTCTCTCTTAAAGCAGTTTCAAAATCGATCTCACCACTCATTGCCTTTTCTGTCAGCTTTTTGACCTCCCCCTCCACCCCTGCAACCTTTGCAAGCTCATCGATGATTTCCATGTCTATAAGGGTGGAGTCCATGTCGAAGACGATCAGCTTTTTCTCTTCCTTTGCAACG is a window of Geoglobus acetivorans DNA encoding:
- a CDS encoding ABC transporter permease subunit; this translates as MEAKNLARVIFGFIPKYEGRYMVIAGLAIVLSIVFMAVFADLIAPYDPVQMTNDVLQPPSAKHLMGTDNLGRDVFSRIIHGSRIVLMVVFTAGLFSMIIGVPLGLISGYYGGKLDRALSMIMDSMYAFPSLILAIAIAAVLGPSVINAVIAISVVYVPTYFRMIRGQVLSLKTRLFVEAAKTIGANDARILRKYILPNIVPTLVVVFSLNIADAILTEAGLSFLGFIVSAPTPDWGFELGSGRPYLPAGYWWMITFPGLMVMLLSLGFALIGEGLSEVYAPRRER
- a CDS encoding ABC transporter permease subunit, encoding MSSLKAYIVTRTLMVIPTVLILLTLVFFIMRILPGDPISAMVGQKVPAEVLERMREEAGLNKPLVIQYIDYLKGVFTGDLGNSMIWGRRPVMEEIMDRFPATLELTIFGFTISVLLGVLTGSIAAFRRGSKADTGMRIYSVVAYTLFIPWFGMLLQMFFGVYLKILPIGGRITPGLAPDHITGLYVLDSILTLNLESLETSLLYLFLPSMTLGIVLSGAYTRILRNNLIDVLSQDFIVAYRARGVREWKVVKHAMKNAFIPVVTLMGLQFAILLAGAVLTESTFSWPGMGTFLLERIEYRDYNAVQGAIVFYAVFVALISLIVDVIYALLDPRIRY
- a CDS encoding ABC transporter substrate-binding protein, which gives rise to MAKHKVLVVGLLLLAVLFFGCAGEKQEAPKAEVKTITIGVTDKITELDPANAYDFYTWEVMNNIMGGLMRYKPGTTELEPFLAESYEVQDGGKVYIFHLRKDLKFADGTPCTAEDVVRSIKRVMELQGDPSWLVTEFVDKVEAVDDYTVKFTLKEPISYFLALTATPPYFPVHPNYKPDAIDPDQTAGGVGPYKIASWVRDQELILETNENFFGEKPKVDRIVVKFYKDATTLRLALEKGEIDIAWRTLSPVDIQSLKGKEGLQVIEAPGGFIRYLVLNANKDTEYPTKDKLVRQAIAAAIDRQEIIDKVFMGTMEPLYSLVPNGMWSHIDAFKDKYGDGNIELAKQLLSQAGYSESNKLKLELWWTPTHYGDTEKDVAQILKAQLEKTGMIEVELKSAEWSTYTDYARKSAMMLSLFGWYPDYLDPDDYTAPFLKSTANNWLGYPYADEEMDKLIEKASKATSTQEREELYKQIQEKLAEDAPIIPLVQGKLTVVAKSNIQGITLDPTMIFRYYLLDIS
- the serB gene encoding phosphoserine phosphatase SerB — its product is MELLALSIFGIDKPGIVFRITDLLARANVNIVDIEQNVLQGIFTMFIVGDATRAELSIDELKAELDRISREIGVHYHLSPFERIRIGGKNRYIVTVIGKDRVGIVRDVSEILFSYGANIERTSLTARDQLISISIVVDMGEADVQEVKNKLKEEIEKTGLDVVIQPYSVAKEEKKLIVFDMDSTLIDMEIIDELAKVAGVEGEVKKLTEKAMSGEIDFETALRERVKLLAGLPVEVMEKIYENIRLTEGAKELIESLKKAGYKVALVSGGFTYFTDKLKNELGLDYAFGNELEIENGKLTGKIKGKIINAEEKARIIEEIARKEGIKKENIVAIGDGANDRIMIEKAGLGIAFNAKQALKEVADGLISKENLIGLASILKLPAEFRKRV